A genomic window from Silene latifolia isolate original U9 population chromosome Y, ASM4854445v1, whole genome shotgun sequence includes:
- the LOC141628070 gene encoding uncharacterized protein LOC141628070 yields the protein MATNNEAEYEALILGLKLALDLKIRHLQVCSDSKLIFNHVNDCYEARDPRMMAYLDVAKELKIRFVTFNIKQIPGTRMHKFDIPSEIICDNGSQFIRNKIEAFCVRWNISLQKYTPRNPQSNGQAESTNKIIVENLKKKLEEIGGKWAEELPRFSKWENHTQGCNGTNSLTGVRSGKRSFHPVRVPTHRYGCITEDRNQVEMASSLDTIDELRISAQIRMASYRQTVARSYNKNVKIRTLQVGDLDLRKVFQNTKN from the exons ATGGCCACAAACAACGAAGCGGAATATGAGGCATTGATCCTGGGTCTGAAGCTGGCTCTAGATCTGAAAATCAGACACCTTCAGGTTTGCAGTGATTCTAAGCTTATATTTAACCATGTTAATGATTGCTATGAGGCCAGGGATCCCAGGATGATGGCATATCTAGACGTAGCAAAGGAGCTGAAAATCAGATTTGTCACGttcaacatcaagcaaatcccAGGGACCAGAATGCATAA GTTCGACATTCCATCTGAGATTATATGTGATAATGGGTCCCAATTCATTAGAAATAAGATAGAAGCTTTTTGTGTTAGGTGGAATATCTCGTTGCAGAAATATACTCCTAGGAACCCCCAGTCCAACGGACAAGCTGAATCCACCAATAAGATTATCGTCGAAAACTTGAAAAAGAAGCTGGAGGAGATTGGGGGCAAATGGGCAGAAGAGCTACCTCGGTTCTCGAAATGGGAGAACCACACCCAAGGTTGTAACGGGACAAACTCCTTGACTGGTGTTCGGAGTGGTAAGCGATCATTCCATCCGGTTAGGGTCCCAacccacagatatggatgcataacagaAGATCGGAATCAAGTAGAAATGGCAAGCAGTCTGGACACGATAGATGAACTCAGAATCAGCGCCCAGATCAGGATGGCTTCCTACCGACAGACTGTGGCTAGAAGCTATAACAAGAACGTAAAAATAAGAACCTTGCAGGTAGGAGATCTGGACCTGAGGAAAGTCTTCCAGAATACCAAGAACTAG